Proteins from a single region of Rhodovibrio salinarum DSM 9154:
- a CDS encoding ABC transporter ATP-binding protein, with the protein MIRLEHGRVVFSAGTPLENVALAGMNLEIPRGQFVSVIGSNGAGKSTLLNALSGEAPLTSGRVLIDETDVTPWPASKRAKLVARVFQDPMLGTCEGLTIEENLAIAAARGGARRPSLALGRNRRVEFREQLAQLGLGLENRLGDRMGLLSGGQRQAVSLLMATLRPAKILLLDEHTAALDPRMSDFVLNLTHQLVEQQQLTTLMVTHSMRQALDFGSRTVMLHEGKIALDVAGQDRAALGVDDLIDRFAQVRGESLDSDALLLS; encoded by the coding sequence ATGATCCGCCTGGAGCACGGCCGGGTCGTCTTTTCCGCCGGCACACCGCTGGAGAACGTCGCACTCGCCGGCATGAACCTGGAGATTCCACGCGGCCAGTTCGTCTCGGTGATCGGTTCCAACGGCGCCGGCAAGTCGACCCTGCTGAACGCGCTGTCCGGCGAGGCGCCGCTCACCAGCGGGCGCGTGCTGATCGACGAGACCGACGTCACCCCCTGGCCCGCGTCCAAACGCGCCAAGTTGGTCGCGCGCGTCTTCCAGGACCCGATGCTGGGTACCTGCGAGGGGCTGACGATCGAGGAAAACCTGGCGATCGCCGCCGCACGCGGCGGCGCCCGGCGTCCCAGCCTCGCCCTCGGCCGCAACCGCCGGGTGGAATTTCGCGAGCAGCTGGCGCAGCTCGGCCTGGGGCTGGAGAACCGTTTGGGCGACCGGATGGGGCTGCTCTCCGGCGGACAACGGCAGGCCGTCAGCCTGCTGATGGCGACCCTGCGCCCGGCCAAGATCCTGCTCCTGGACGAGCACACGGCCGCGCTCGACCCCCGGATGAGCGACTTCGTGCTCAACCTCACCCACCAACTGGTCGAGCAGCAGCAGCTGACAACGCTCATGGTGACCCACTCGATGCGCCAGGCGCTCGACTTCGGCAGCCGCACTGTGATGCTGCACGAAGGCAAGATCGCCCTCGACGTCGCCGGCCAGGACCGCGCGGCGCTCGGCGTCGACGACCTGATCGACCGCTTCGCCCAGGTCCGCGGCGAATCCCTCGACAGCGATGCGCTGCTGCTCAGCTAA
- a CDS encoding ABC transporter permease, whose product MSLVAALGALEIGLVYGLVAIGVFISFRVLNFPDLTVDGSFPLGAAVAAAGILGGIDPYLATLLAVVAGGLSGLVTAFLNIRFGILHLLASILTMTALYSINLRVMGKPNLAIIMEPTVISPFELFGLSGGTIKPIFGFVVVALVGALVAWYLLTDSGLGMRAAGANPRMARAQGVPTAAMTYFGMALSNALVGLAGALFAQMNGFADITMGTGTIVVGLAAVIAGEAILRPKGVVMAVVACIVGSVIYRFAVQFALNAEFIGMNPGDLNLLTAVLVTIALILPGARNPVKALMKKRGQGAPS is encoded by the coding sequence ATGTCGCTCGTCGCCGCTCTGGGCGCGCTGGAAATCGGCCTGGTCTATGGCCTGGTCGCAATCGGCGTGTTCATCTCCTTCCGGGTGCTGAACTTCCCCGATTTGACCGTCGATGGCTCCTTCCCGCTCGGCGCGGCCGTCGCCGCGGCAGGTATTCTTGGAGGCATCGATCCCTACCTCGCCACCCTGCTGGCTGTGGTGGCCGGTGGGCTGTCCGGGCTGGTGACGGCGTTTCTCAACATCCGCTTCGGTATCCTGCACCTCTTGGCCAGCATCCTGACCATGACGGCGCTCTACTCGATCAACCTGCGGGTCATGGGGAAGCCGAACCTGGCGATCATCATGGAGCCGACGGTGATCAGCCCGTTCGAGCTGTTCGGCCTGTCCGGCGGCACGATCAAGCCGATCTTCGGCTTCGTCGTGGTCGCGCTCGTGGGCGCGCTGGTCGCCTGGTACCTGCTGACCGACAGCGGACTCGGCATGCGCGCGGCCGGCGCCAACCCGCGGATGGCCCGCGCGCAGGGCGTGCCGACGGCGGCGATGACCTACTTCGGCATGGCGCTGTCGAACGCGCTGGTCGGCCTCGCCGGCGCGCTGTTCGCGCAGATGAACGGCTTCGCCGACATCACCATGGGCACCGGCACGATCGTGGTCGGCCTGGCCGCCGTGATCGCGGGCGAGGCGATCCTGCGGCCCAAGGGCGTGGTGATGGCGGTCGTCGCCTGCATCGTCGGCTCGGTGATCTACCGCTTCGCCGTGCAGTTCGCGCTCAACGCCGAATTCATCGGCATGAACCCGGGTGACCTCAACCTGCTGACGGCTGTGCTGGTCACGATCGCGCTGATCCTGCCGGGTGCCCGCAACCCGGTGAAGGCCTTGATGAAAAAGCGCGGCCAGGGAGCGCCGTCATGA
- a CDS encoding ABC transporter substrate-binding protein, with protein sequence MSIRRFALAMAALAAPLVLAGVPANAQEKSVAVTAIVEHPALDAVRDGVRDELEAQGYVPGENLAFTYETAQGNPAIASQIARQFAGENHDVIVPISTPSAQAVLSATDAVPVVFSAVTDPVAARLVGDPDNPKGRVTGVSDLSPVKRQLELIREVMPEAKTVGVLYNPGEANSVKILELLKQYGPEYDFNIVESVSPKSSGVLSATRNLVGKADAVYIPTDNTIISALESAIKVGMDNDLPIFAADTASVPRGAAMALGFDYYDLGRQTGRIVVRILEGEAPSEIPVESVQKTQLAVNPASAKRMGLEIPQAVMDRADEVVEE encoded by the coding sequence ATGTCGATCCGTCGTTTCGCGTTGGCGATGGCCGCGCTCGCCGCACCGCTGGTGCTGGCCGGCGTACCGGCGAACGCGCAGGAGAAATCCGTCGCGGTCACCGCGATCGTCGAACATCCGGCGCTCGACGCCGTGCGCGACGGCGTGCGCGACGAACTGGAAGCCCAAGGCTACGTGCCGGGCGAAAACCTCGCGTTCACCTACGAAACCGCGCAGGGCAATCCGGCGATCGCCTCCCAGATCGCCCGGCAGTTCGCTGGCGAGAACCACGACGTGATCGTCCCGATCTCGACCCCCAGCGCCCAGGCCGTGCTGTCGGCGACCGACGCGGTTCCGGTGGTGTTCTCCGCCGTCACCGACCCCGTGGCCGCCCGGCTGGTCGGAGACCCGGACAACCCCAAGGGCCGCGTCACCGGCGTGAGCGATCTGTCGCCGGTCAAGCGCCAGCTGGAGCTGATCCGCGAGGTCATGCCGGAGGCCAAGACGGTCGGCGTGCTCTACAACCCGGGCGAGGCGAACTCGGTCAAGATCCTGGAACTGCTGAAGCAGTACGGCCCGGAATACGACTTCAACATCGTCGAAAGCGTCTCGCCGAAGTCCTCCGGCGTGCTGTCGGCCACGCGCAACCTCGTGGGCAAGGCAGACGCCGTCTATATCCCGACCGACAACACGATCATCTCGGCGCTGGAAAGCGCGATCAAGGTCGGCATGGACAACGACCTGCCGATCTTCGCCGCCGACACCGCCTCGGTCCCGCGGGGCGCGGCGATGGCGCTGGGCTTCGACTACTACGATCTGGGCCGCCAGACCGGCCGGATCGTGGTGCGTATCCTGGAAGGCGAGGCGCCGTCCGAGATTCCGGTCGAGAGCGTCCAGAAGACGCAGCTCGCGGTGAACCCGGCATCCGCCAAGCGCATGGGGCTCGAGATCCCGCAAGCCGTGATGGACCGCGCCGACGAAGTCGTCGAGGAATAA
- the radC gene encoding RadC family protein, which produces MSARGSRREETGSRAPEDAAAAPKSSDAKPHYHGHRERLRQRLLDKGGEALADYEVLEVLLFAGNPRGDTKPLAKALLQRFGSLAAVLAAGPAELKTVKGLGDGAVAGLMATREAAGRMAREQAMERPVISSWDKLLAYVRIQMAEQKVEQFRLLFLDRRNRLIADEAQGKGTVDHTPVYPREVVKRALELGASALILVHNHPSGDPTPSKADIQMTRDVAEAAKRLGISVHDHVIITRSGHTSFKTKGLL; this is translated from the coding sequence ATGAGCGCGCGCGGCTCCAGACGCGAGGAGACGGGATCGCGCGCGCCGGAGGATGCGGCCGCCGCACCCAAGTCCAGCGACGCTAAGCCGCACTACCACGGCCACCGGGAGCGCCTGCGTCAGCGCCTGCTCGACAAGGGCGGCGAAGCGTTGGCGGATTACGAGGTGTTGGAGGTGCTGCTGTTCGCGGGCAATCCGCGCGGCGACACCAAGCCGCTGGCGAAAGCCCTGCTGCAGCGCTTCGGCAGCCTAGCCGCCGTGCTCGCGGCTGGGCCAGCCGAGTTGAAGACGGTCAAAGGCCTGGGCGACGGGGCGGTCGCCGGTCTGATGGCGACCCGCGAGGCGGCCGGCCGCATGGCCCGCGAACAGGCGATGGAACGGCCGGTAATCTCCTCCTGGGACAAGCTGCTCGCCTACGTCCGCATCCAGATGGCAGAGCAGAAGGTCGAGCAGTTCCGCCTCCTGTTCCTGGACCGGCGCAACCGCCTGATCGCCGACGAGGCGCAGGGCAAGGGCACGGTCGACCATACGCCCGTCTACCCGCGCGAGGTGGTCAAGCGCGCGCTTGAGCTGGGCGCCAGCGCGCTGATTCTGGTGCACAACCACCCTTCCGGCGACCCCACGCCCAGCAAGGCCGACATCCAGATGACCCGCGATGTCGCCGAGGCCGCCAAGCGGCTGGGCATCAGCGTCCACGACCACGTCATCATCACCCGCTCGGGCCACACCAGCTTCAAAACCAAGGGGTTGCTCTAG
- the map gene encoding type I methionyl aminopeptidase has protein sequence MADDKRRVPLHGEDAFEGMRKAGRLAAETLDMIAPYVQPGVSTGELDRLCHEFINDHGATPAPLNYRGFPKATCTSVNRVICHGIPNEKKKLAKGDILNIDITVILDGWHGDSSRMFWAGEPSVKARKLCDVTYDCLMRGIEVVKPGATLGDIGHAIQSHAEAHRFSVVRDFCGHGLGQVFHAAPTVLHYGQPGTGMTLREGMIFTIEPMINAGKPDVKVLEDGWTAVTRDKSLSAQFEHSLGVTKDGCEVFTYSPKGLDKPPYTSED, from the coding sequence ATGGCCGACGACAAGCGGCGCGTACCGCTGCACGGCGAGGACGCGTTCGAGGGCATGCGCAAGGCCGGCCGGCTGGCCGCCGAAACGCTCGATATGATTGCCCCCTACGTCCAGCCGGGCGTGAGCACCGGCGAGTTGGACCGGCTGTGCCACGAGTTCATCAACGACCATGGCGCCACGCCGGCTCCGCTGAACTACCGCGGCTTCCCCAAGGCGACCTGCACATCCGTGAACCGGGTGATCTGCCACGGCATCCCGAACGAGAAGAAGAAACTCGCCAAGGGCGACATCCTGAACATCGACATCACCGTCATCCTGGACGGCTGGCACGGTGACAGCAGCCGGATGTTCTGGGCGGGCGAGCCGTCGGTGAAGGCGCGCAAGCTATGCGACGTCACCTACGACTGCCTGATGCGTGGGATCGAGGTGGTCAAGCCGGGCGCGACGCTGGGCGACATCGGCCACGCCATCCAGTCCCACGCCGAGGCGCACCGCTTTTCGGTCGTCCGCGACTTCTGCGGCCACGGCCTGGGCCAGGTCTTCCACGCCGCACCCACCGTGCTGCACTATGGTCAGCCCGGCACCGGGATGACGCTGCGCGAGGGGATGATCTTCACGATCGAACCAATGATCAACGCCGGCAAGCCCGACGTGAAGGTGCTGGAGGACGGCTGGACCGCAGTCACCCGCGACAAGTCCCTGTCGGCGCAGTTCGAGCATTCGCTTGGCGTGACCAAGGACGGCTGCGAGGTGTTCACCTATTCGCCGAAAGGCTTGGACAAACCGCCCTACACCTCCGAAGATTAG
- a CDS encoding competence/damage-inducible protein A has product MTPSVSGSASDTVTAALVIIGDEILSGRTHDKNLPYLGRRLNELGVRLSEVRVVPDDRAAIVEAVNALRAKHQYLFTTGGIGPTHDDITAECIAEALDRRLIEHPDARAILDARYGPEGLTPGRLRMARTPEGAQIVENPVSKVPGFKIGNVYVLAGIPEVMQGMFESLAHELVGGAPLLSTTVVAALPEGDLAQPLGALQARYPDVGMGSYPFFGQHRYGASLVLRATDRDRLLAAKAELVEMVRAMGAEPEVGDDPV; this is encoded by the coding sequence ATGACCCCGTCTGTCAGCGGTTCTGCGTCCGATACCGTTACCGCCGCGCTCGTCATCATCGGCGACGAGATTCTCTCCGGACGCACCCACGACAAGAACTTGCCCTACCTGGGCCGTCGGCTGAATGAGCTGGGCGTGCGTCTGTCAGAGGTGCGGGTCGTGCCCGACGACCGCGCGGCGATCGTCGAGGCGGTCAACGCCCTGCGTGCCAAGCATCAGTACCTGTTCACCACCGGCGGGATCGGCCCCACCCACGACGACATCACGGCCGAATGTATCGCCGAGGCGCTGGACCGCCGTTTGATTGAGCATCCGGACGCTCGCGCGATTCTGGACGCCCGCTACGGGCCCGAGGGGCTGACTCCCGGGCGGTTGCGCATGGCCCGCACGCCCGAGGGCGCACAGATCGTGGAGAACCCGGTCAGTAAGGTGCCCGGCTTCAAGATCGGCAACGTCTACGTGCTTGCCGGTATTCCGGAGGTGATGCAGGGCATGTTCGAGTCCCTGGCGCACGAGCTGGTCGGCGGGGCGCCTTTGCTCAGTACCACCGTCGTGGCTGCCCTGCCCGAGGGGGATCTGGCGCAACCGCTGGGTGCGCTGCAGGCGCGCTATCCGGATGTCGGCATGGGCTCATATCCTTTCTTCGGCCAGCACCGCTATGGCGCCAGCCTGGTGTTGCGCGCCACCGATCGGGACCGGCTGCTGGCGGCCAAGGCGGAATTGGTCGAGATGGTGCGCGCGATGGGGGCCGAGCCGGAGGTCGGTGACGATCCGGTCTGA